Proteins from one Telopea speciosissima isolate NSW1024214 ecotype Mountain lineage chromosome 1, Tspe_v1, whole genome shotgun sequence genomic window:
- the LOC122638588 gene encoding growth-regulating factor 10-like yields MEAQFPPSKIARVADTTGTMEEGSSLIGLGLGLGPGLNNGKPGFTFLQLQELEQQALIFKYMVTGVSVPFHLVFPIWKSVVSSFGGVNGGIYQQYPNFLGCSSFCLDYRNSMEPEPGRCRRTDGKKWRCSKDVVPDQKYCERHMHRGRNRSRKHVEASSHLTTTTTATTKKTNYSTGNSSSSTNLSISDPVNLQLVTNNNNNGIITSTATSNSNYSNVSSSLGFSPKSVLQSNICKTESPPL; encoded by the exons ATGGAGGCCCAATTCCCACCTTCTAAGATTGCTCGTGTTGCAGACACTACAGGTAC gATGGAAGAAGGGTCATCTTTGATTGGGCTTGgacttgggcttgggcctgggCTTAACAATGGAAAGCCTGGATTTACCTTTCTACAATTGCAGGAGCTAGAACAACAAGCTCTCATCTTTAAATACATGGTTACAGGAGTGTCTGTACCTTTCCATCTCGTCTTTCCTATCTGGAAGAGTGTTGTGAGCTCCTTTggtggtgttaatggtgggatTTATCAACAATACCCTAACT TTTTAGGTTGCAGTAGTTTCTGCCTTGATTACAGAAACAGCATGGAACCAGAACCAGGGAGGTGTAGGAGAACAGATGGAAAGAAATGGAGGTGCTCCAAGGATGTGGTTCCTGACCAGAAATACTGTGAGCGGCATATGCACAGAGGCCGCAACCGTTCAAGAAAGCATGTGGAAGCTTCTTCTCATCTCACTACTACAACTACTGCTACAACCAAGAAGACCAACTACAGTACTGGGAACTCAAGTTCAAGCACTAATCTCTCTATTTCAGACCCAGTAAATCTTCAACTCGtgaccaacaacaacaacaatggcaTCATCACCTCCACCGCGACCAGCAACAGTAACTACAGTAATGTTTCTTCAAGTTTGGGTTTCTCTCCAAAGAGTGTTCTTCAGAGTAATATCTGTAAGACAGAATCTCCACCTTTGTGA